One stretch of Pradoshia sp. D12 DNA includes these proteins:
- a CDS encoding tyrosine-type recombinase/integrase has protein sequence MLIKINNPIQSIPAPKIPEELPRYLTRMQLTQLRQHVSGKLKEQAVVEVLYATGVRVSELCMIKKEDISWSERSIQIKKGKGKRERIVLFTKECEEYLNAYLKNRQDDIPFIFLNHAETGPTNGYGIQHFFRKYSKTLDFYVSPHIIRHTFAAHLAMKGMPLTNIQVLLGHEEPRNTQIYTRLYNEAQKQMYDEWM, from the coding sequence ATGTTAATCAAAATTAATAATCCCATTCAATCTATTCCGGCACCAAAAATACCAGAAGAGCTTCCTCGTTACCTAACAAGGATGCAATTAACACAATTAAGGCAACATGTTTCAGGAAAATTGAAGGAGCAAGCAGTAGTTGAGGTTTTATATGCAACCGGTGTTCGTGTAAGCGAGTTGTGTATGATAAAGAAGGAAGATATTAGTTGGTCTGAGCGATCTATTCAGATTAAAAAAGGAAAAGGAAAGAGAGAGCGAATCGTCCTTTTTACGAAAGAATGTGAGGAGTATTTGAATGCATATTTAAAAAATAGACAGGATGACATACCTTTCATATTTTTAAACCATGCAGAGACTGGGCCAACAAACGGTTATGGTATTCAACATTTCTTCAGAAAGTACAGTAAAACACTTGATTTTTATGTATCTCCTCATATAATACGACATACATTTGCTGCCCACCTAGCCATGAAAGGGATGCCTTTAACAAACATTCAAGTGTTACTAGGGCATGAAGAACCAAGGAATACTCAAATTTATACACGTTTATATAACGAAGCCCAAAAGCAAATGTATGATGAGTGGATGTAA
- a CDS encoding GNAT family N-acetyltransferase, which translates to MSIELLKADEKDAAALFAIQRKSFMPLLEKYKDYDTNPANEKVDRLILRLNNPNGVFYKIMFNKQLVGAINILWREGTEEYKISPMFILPEYQGMGIAQETIKIIEDYYCKAKSWELATIKEEERNCHLYEKMGYINTGELRKLNENTTLIFYKKLMEEQAVGHKSEER; encoded by the coding sequence TTGAGTATTGAATTGCTCAAGGCAGATGAAAAGGATGCAGCAGCTTTATTTGCCATCCAACGCAAATCGTTCATGCCTTTATTAGAAAAATATAAGGATTACGATACGAATCCTGCAAATGAAAAAGTAGATCGGCTGATCCTACGATTAAACAATCCTAATGGTGTATTTTATAAAATTATGTTCAATAAACAGCTAGTTGGAGCCATTAATATTCTGTGGAGAGAGGGGACCGAAGAATATAAAATCAGTCCCATGTTCATTTTACCTGAATATCAGGGGATGGGAATTGCACAGGAAACAATAAAAATCATTGAAGATTATTATTGCAAAGCAAAAAGCTGGGAACTGGCCACGATAAAAGAAGAAGAACGGAATTGTCATCTATATGAAAAAATGGGTTATATAAATACCGGTGAACTCCGAAAATTAAATGAGAATACAACACTGATTTTCTATAAAAAGCTTATGGAAGAGCAAGCAGTAGGTCATAAAAGTGAAGAAAGATAA
- a CDS encoding SCP2 sterol-binding domain-containing protein codes for MGKAIEDYTLRESFEKIEEALKNDPQPIQGITTRYQFTITGSEEGIYQLNIHDGQAEVVEGEETPADCTLTMSVENFRQFLLGKLNGTVAFMSGKLKIKGDIGKAIKLEGILKQYNVKEYL; via the coding sequence ATGGGAAAAGCAATTGAAGATTATACATTAAGAGAGTCTTTTGAAAAAATTGAGGAAGCACTTAAAAACGATCCTCAGCCAATTCAAGGAATTACGACACGCTATCAATTCACAATCACCGGTTCCGAAGAAGGAATCTATCAGCTTAATATACACGATGGTCAGGCAGAGGTAGTCGAAGGAGAAGAAACACCAGCGGATTGTACACTCACCATGTCTGTCGAAAACTTCCGCCAATTCCTTCTCGGCAAACTAAACGGAACCGTAGCCTTCATGTCCGGCAAACTAAAAATCAAAGGCGACATCGGAAAAGCAATCAAACTAGAAGGAATACTGAAACAATATAACGTAAAGGAATATTTATAA
- a CDS encoding DUF2196 domain-containing protein: MRVCGDFFGKRNGIKVRLTDGQVGRVQQIIK, encoded by the coding sequence ATAAGGGTTTGTGGCGATTTTTTTGGCAAGAGGAATGGAATTAAAGTACGGTTAACGGATGGCCAGGTAGGACGGGTTCAGCAGATTATTAAATAA
- a CDS encoding cupin domain-containing protein → MNQYQTFFFEDDGRIPNNPNLPVILYNQAVDSPESTMESLFNENQWLNSWTNGVFDYHHYHSNSHEVLGVIRGEATLMIGGETGRKIHVQSGDVIILPAGTGHKRLRASSDFSVVGAYPNGMDYNTKYGKENERPEVLEEISKVPIPKTDPINGKDGPLIKEWQV, encoded by the coding sequence ATGAATCAGTATCAAACTTTTTTCTTCGAGGATGATGGTAGGATACCTAATAATCCAAACTTACCAGTCATTCTATATAATCAAGCTGTAGACAGCCCTGAATCCACTATGGAAAGCCTATTTAATGAAAATCAATGGCTAAATAGTTGGACAAATGGGGTATTTGACTATCATCATTATCACAGTAATTCTCATGAGGTACTAGGGGTTATTAGAGGTGAAGCCACCCTTATGATTGGCGGTGAAACAGGAAGGAAGATTCATGTTCAGTCAGGTGATGTGATTATTCTTCCAGCCGGAACCGGCCATAAACGCCTTAGAGCCAGCTCTGACTTTTCTGTCGTTGGAGCTTATCCAAATGGGATGGACTATAACACTAAATACGGGAAAGAAAATGAACGTCCTGAAGTATTAGAGGAAATTAGCAAGGTTCCCATCCCAAAGACTGATCCTATTAACGGTAAGGATGGTCCTCTGATAAAAGAGTGGCAGGTATAA
- a CDS encoding kinase: protein MESNLIILRGNSGSGKTTIAKSIQDQLGKGTLLVSQDNVRREMLKVEDREGNLSIDLIRQIAEYGKGRCEHTIVEGILNKSRYGQMLNDLIQFYGGKAYIYYFDLSFEETVKRHLSRDKKEEFGVDALRKWWTPNDYLEVENEVKVTGHLTHTEIVDLILTQLQE, encoded by the coding sequence ATGGAATCAAACTTAATTATTCTAAGAGGAAACTCCGGAAGTGGAAAAACAACCATTGCTAAAAGCATTCAAGATCAGTTAGGAAAAGGTACCCTGTTAGTTTCTCAAGATAATGTTCGGCGTGAGATGTTGAAGGTCGAGGATAGAGAAGGGAATCTTTCGATTGATTTGATTCGTCAAATTGCTGAGTATGGGAAAGGGAGATGTGAACACACCATTGTTGAAGGAATTCTGAATAAAAGTCGCTATGGTCAAATGCTAAATGACTTAATCCAGTTCTATGGCGGAAAGGCATATATCTATTATTTTGACTTGTCATTCGAAGAAACGGTAAAACGTCATCTCTCACGTGATAAAAAGGAAGAGTTCGGTGTAGATGCTTTACGAAAATGGTGGACCCCAAATGATTATTTGGAAGTGGAAAATGAAGTGAAAGTAACAGGTCATTTAACACATACCGAGATAGTGGATTTGATTTTAACACAACTGCAAGAGTGA
- a CDS encoding formate/nitrite transporter family protein encodes MSFKTPQEIAIAAVEAGVKKTSLPLTNLLLLGFLGGAYISVGYLLYIRVTASLPEDWGTFGTFIGASVFPLGLILILIAGGELLTGNMMAVPMAWLAKRIPFSRLVHNWFWITISNFAGAIFVAYFFGHLGEFTASGVFLEKTVDVAAHKIDVDFWPALISGVGCNWLVALGVWLSYSANDIAGKIAGIWFPIMAFVAIGFQHVVANMFVIPAAIFEGYFTWMDYFNNFVPVFLGNAIGGSILVAFVYWKSYKSYINPTTKKIKSESM; translated from the coding sequence ATGAGTTTCAAAACTCCACAGGAAATTGCCATAGCAGCAGTAGAAGCAGGTGTGAAGAAGACCAGTTTACCTTTAACAAATTTATTACTATTGGGATTTTTGGGCGGTGCTTATATATCTGTGGGTTATTTACTATATATCCGAGTAACCGCAAGCTTGCCTGAAGACTGGGGGACCTTTGGAACATTTATTGGTGCATCTGTTTTCCCACTTGGACTTATTTTAATTTTAATTGCAGGCGGAGAATTATTGACTGGTAATATGATGGCAGTGCCAATGGCCTGGCTTGCCAAACGGATTCCTTTCTCACGATTAGTTCACAATTGGTTTTGGATTACGATTAGCAACTTCGCAGGTGCTATTTTTGTAGCTTATTTCTTTGGCCACTTAGGAGAGTTTACAGCCAGCGGTGTCTTTCTCGAAAAAACGGTGGACGTGGCTGCTCATAAAATAGATGTTGATTTTTGGCCGGCTCTTATTTCAGGTGTTGGTTGTAACTGGCTTGTGGCATTAGGTGTTTGGCTTTCATACAGTGCAAACGATATCGCAGGAAAAATAGCAGGGATATGGTTTCCAATCATGGCATTTGTAGCAATTGGCTTTCAGCACGTAGTAGCGAATATGTTTGTGATTCCGGCAGCAATATTTGAAGGTTATTTTACCTGGATGGATTATTTTAATAACTTTGTACCTGTCTTTTTGGGGAATGCCATAGGCGGATCTATTCTTGTTGCTTTTGTTTACTGGAAATCCTATAAATCCTATATAAACCCTACCACCAAGAAAATAAAATCGGAAAGTATGTAA
- a CDS encoding YqcI/YcgG family protein, producing the protein MPDTKTNLSLLEKQDMTNPQIVPQWVTEEYQTFHNIVTNPTFPCYFGMKAENKGELRYAYMTHNDWSSLPKAVESFLELFKNPPHIRHGLFVFVEPEKEERDIPYYRDYFWRILQYLHEHDPKLWPEDKPKDPEHFLWDFHFAGEPFFIFGNCPAYKQRKTRDLGNSLVLGFQPRMIFEGLEGTEKGGIMSREKVRERVEKWDQLPKHPDISHYGDQNHNEWKQYFIGDDIEPIAGKCPFHHKDS; encoded by the coding sequence ATGCCGGATACAAAAACAAATTTAAGTTTATTAGAAAAACAAGATATGACCAATCCACAAATCGTACCACAATGGGTAACAGAAGAATACCAAACATTTCATAACATTGTTACAAACCCAACATTTCCATGTTACTTTGGTATGAAAGCAGAAAATAAAGGAGAACTCCGTTATGCGTATATGACTCATAATGATTGGTCCTCTCTTCCAAAAGCAGTAGAAAGCTTTCTTGAACTATTTAAGAATCCACCTCATATAAGACACGGTTTATTTGTTTTTGTTGAACCTGAAAAAGAGGAACGCGATATCCCTTACTATAGAGATTATTTTTGGAGAATCCTACAGTATTTACACGAGCATGATCCGAAGCTTTGGCCTGAGGATAAACCGAAGGATCCTGAACATTTCCTTTGGGACTTTCACTTTGCCGGTGAACCATTCTTTATCTTCGGCAATTGCCCTGCCTACAAGCAACGGAAAACCCGTGACCTCGGTAATAGTTTAGTTCTTGGCTTTCAACCGCGAATGATTTTTGAAGGACTTGAAGGGACTGAAAAAGGCGGAATCATGTCCAGAGAGAAAGTTCGTGAACGAGTAGAGAAATGGGATCAGCTCCCTAAGCATCCGGATATCAGTCATTATGGGGATCAAAACCATAATGAATGGAAGCAATACTTTATCGGTGATGATATAGAACCAATCGCTGGGAAATGTCCATTTCACCATAAAGATTCATAA
- a CDS encoding peptidoglycan amidohydrolase family protein, translating into MRKFYKTAFAFLLVTFFIFSTQLTSTKAAINNKPGDIIITRDTSASGITGHIGIYIDSTNILHTSGWKSEPYPRVISESKWHERYEKGSKVVRPNSSTLGQKAANKAKTYFKDKKIPYSLTSGVTNISSTYCSELVWYSYYKAGKSYKAYNSTARVYGIPSRILPYAYTNVANLEYNGFKWVDNKW; encoded by the coding sequence ATGCGTAAATTTTACAAAACAGCATTTGCATTTTTATTAGTAACATTTTTTATCTTCAGCACTCAATTAACATCAACAAAAGCAGCAATAAATAACAAACCGGGAGACATAATAATAACTCGTGATACTAGTGCAAGTGGCATAACAGGACATATAGGGATATATATTGATTCAACAAACATTTTACATACTTCTGGTTGGAAATCAGAACCGTATCCAAGGGTTATTTCTGAATCAAAATGGCATGAACGTTATGAAAAAGGATCAAAAGTTGTTAGACCAAATTCTAGTACATTAGGCCAAAAGGCTGCAAATAAAGCAAAAACATACTTCAAAGATAAAAAAATCCCATATAGTCTAACATCAGGAGTAACTAACATCAGCTCGACTTATTGTAGCGAACTAGTTTGGTATAGTTACTATAAAGCCGGGAAAAGTTATAAAGCTTATAACTCAACAGCAAGAGTATATGGAATACCTAGTAGAATTTTGCCATATGCTTATACAAATGTAGCTAACCTTGAATATAATGGTTTCAAATGGGTTGATAATAAATGGTAA
- a CDS encoding YwbE family protein — MNNGKNRSDIRAGLEVDIVLKKDQRSGALTRGIVKDILTNSATHPHGIKVRLTDGQVGRVQNIIR, encoded by the coding sequence ATGAACAATGGAAAGAATCGTAGTGATATACGAGCAGGACTGGAAGTCGATATCGTGTTAAAAAAAGACCAGCGCTCAGGTGCATTAACTCGCGGTATCGTTAAAGATATTTTAACCAATTCAGCAACACATCCGCATGGCATTAAGGTACGGTTAACGGATGGTCAGGTAGGACGGGTTCAAAATATCATTAGATAA
- a CDS encoding helix-turn-helix transcriptional regulator, whose amino-acid sequence MVVKLKNHIRELRKSAKLSQEELAKLCNVSRQTINAIENDKYDPTLQLAFSIAAVLDTTVDELFINEDMDM is encoded by the coding sequence ATGGTGGTTAAGTTGAAAAATCATATTAGAGAATTAAGAAAATCAGCAAAGCTATCTCAAGAAGAACTTGCTAAACTTTGCAATGTATCACGACAAACGATAAATGCGATTGAAAACGATAAATATGACCCTACATTACAATTGGCTTTTAGTATAGCTGCTGTATTAGATACAACAGTAGATGAATTATTTATAAATGAGGATATGGATATGTAA
- a CDS encoding HD domain-containing protein, with amino-acid sequence MREVTLLDIFEHRIAQKYLNRSGLAHAIAVAYHAFHLAKEQNIDVDSAAKAGLLHDIGHFTWYRNGKWDYDLYRKNDIHPIKGAERAHKLLIRLGENPVQAKTISLAILFHTDSFLPSNDIVRTPLQQIVKWADEKDEEEGGLHHYRKIEYERAKASIIKLDSMIDEELKEHKKMI; translated from the coding sequence ATGAGAGAAGTAACTTTACTTGATATATTTGAGCATCGCATTGCTCAAAAATATTTAAATCGTTCTGGATTGGCACATGCAATTGCCGTTGCTTACCATGCCTTTCATTTAGCGAAAGAACAGAATATCGATGTCGATTCTGCAGCAAAAGCAGGTCTGCTCCATGACATTGGACATTTTACTTGGTACCGTAATGGTAAATGGGATTATGATTTATATAGAAAGAACGATATACATCCAATTAAGGGCGCTGAAAGAGCGCATAAATTATTAATAAGGCTTGGTGAAAATCCGGTTCAGGCGAAAACGATCTCCCTCGCAATTTTATTTCATACAGATTCCTTTTTACCTTCAAATGATATTGTTAGAACACCTCTTCAACAGATTGTTAAATGGGCAGATGAAAAAGATGAAGAGGAAGGCGGCCTTCACCATTATCGGAAGATTGAGTATGAAAGAGCGAAAGCCAGTATTATAAAACTCGATTCCATGATTGATGAAGAATTAAAAGAACATAAAAAAATGATATAA
- a CDS encoding enoyl-CoA hydratase/isomerase family protein: protein MGQNCLLEVTDRVAIITINRPPLNTLSRDTLYEIGTYLDDIENNHTIRAIIITGAGEKSFSAGADVNEFADLADPEKARATIQGMHDLFNRIESFSKPIIASINGRALGGGNELQMACHLVIAADTAEFALPEIKLGIMPGYGGTQRLPRLIGRRRALELILSGEKISAIKALEYGLINKVVPAKMLKYETLAIAANLAEGPPLALKGILDSVGRGTEVSLEDGISIELENMLKIARSEDAMEGISAFFMKRKAEFSGK from the coding sequence ATGGGGCAAAATTGTTTGTTGGAAGTAACAGATAGGGTGGCAATCATTACGATCAATCGACCTCCCCTAAATACATTGAGCAGAGATACATTATATGAGATTGGCACCTATTTGGATGATATCGAAAACAATCATACAATTAGAGCTATTATAATAACCGGAGCAGGAGAAAAATCTTTTTCAGCTGGTGCAGATGTAAATGAATTTGCAGATTTAGCGGATCCGGAAAAAGCGAGGGCAACGATTCAAGGGATGCATGATCTATTTAACCGAATTGAGTCTTTCTCTAAACCTATCATTGCAAGCATAAACGGTCGTGCGCTGGGTGGTGGGAATGAATTGCAAATGGCTTGCCACTTGGTAATAGCTGCAGACACAGCAGAGTTTGCTCTTCCAGAAATAAAGCTCGGAATTATGCCTGGCTATGGGGGGACCCAACGGCTGCCAAGATTGATTGGCCGCAGGCGGGCTCTTGAATTAATCTTAAGTGGTGAAAAAATTTCGGCGATAAAAGCATTGGAGTATGGTTTAATCAACAAAGTTGTGCCTGCTAAAATGCTGAAGTATGAAACTTTAGCGATTGCAGCCAATTTAGCTGAAGGGCCGCCGCTTGCGCTTAAAGGGATCCTTGATTCTGTGGGGAGAGGTACAGAAGTTTCCTTAGAAGATGGAATCTCAATTGAACTAGAGAATATGCTGAAAATAGCCCGTTCGGAGGATGCGATGGAGGGAATCAGTGCCTTCTTTATGAAGCGAAAGGCAGAGTTTTCAGGTAAATAA
- a CDS encoding AMP-dependent synthetase/ligase — protein MKPANLVEMVWRTAEKNSQKNGFLVKVAGEYKGITYRDFWIQVSQTAAGLAHYGVGFGDHVAILSDNNPYWAISDIAIMSLGAVSVPIHSTLPSDQISYILSNADCKFLFVENQKQLQKILANSTLDKLIIFYPGDSLAEKKEDMLTMEQLMSAGEKHPLFNWEDEFQAITRDDLATIIHTSGTTGYPKGAMLTHGNILSNVEGVQFWVLEARPDDIMLSHLPLSHIFERMAGQFFPLSVGATIAYAENIDTVQQNLLEVQPTILVSVPLLFEKVYAQAQKMVESGTPIRRKIFDWALKVGNTRYKYYLSSATDVMVRKSELPKEFRRKWKIADKLVYQKVKKQLGGRIRGFISGGGALNPEIGKFFWSVDLPVLEGYGLTETSPVICVNPFSRTKVGTVGKPLPNLDVHISDDGEVLVKGPSIMKGYYHDEEATKEHFENGWFKTGDIGEFDEDGFLRIVDRKKRIIVLTSGINVAPQPVENALHQSIYIENAVLVGQNQKYVIVLLTLNYENLKSWCKRKGIRGSVNELVTNKKVQELITREVKSNTHKFARYEQPKKLIIVTKEWTVEGGEMTPSLKVRFKEIEEKYKEVIEQMYEEDAYAEIEVAANEVAVGLSLPKSKGD, from the coding sequence ATGAAACCTGCAAATTTGGTAGAGATGGTTTGGAGAACAGCCGAAAAAAATTCACAAAAGAATGGTTTTTTGGTTAAAGTAGCAGGTGAATATAAGGGGATCACATACAGGGATTTTTGGATACAGGTTTCACAAACGGCTGCCGGACTGGCACATTATGGGGTTGGCTTTGGTGATCATGTAGCCATATTATCTGATAATAATCCTTACTGGGCTATAAGCGATATAGCGATTATGAGTTTGGGTGCAGTCAGTGTGCCAATCCATTCAACTTTACCATCTGATCAGATTTCTTACATTCTCAGTAATGCAGACTGTAAGTTTCTTTTTGTAGAAAATCAAAAGCAACTGCAAAAGATTCTTGCTAATTCTACTCTCGATAAACTGATTATCTTTTATCCCGGTGATTCCTTAGCAGAAAAGAAAGAAGATATGCTGACAATGGAACAATTAATGTCAGCAGGTGAAAAACATCCTTTATTTAACTGGGAAGATGAGTTCCAGGCAATAACAAGAGATGATTTAGCAACGATTATTCATACCTCGGGAACAACTGGTTATCCAAAAGGTGCAATGTTAACGCATGGAAATATTTTATCAAATGTTGAAGGCGTTCAATTTTGGGTGTTGGAAGCCCGGCCTGACGACATCATGTTATCCCACTTACCACTATCCCACATATTTGAACGTATGGCAGGTCAATTTTTTCCTTTGTCAGTTGGTGCAACAATTGCTTATGCAGAAAATATTGATACCGTACAACAAAACCTTCTAGAAGTACAACCTACCATCCTAGTCAGTGTCCCATTGTTATTTGAAAAAGTATATGCCCAGGCTCAAAAGATGGTCGAATCCGGTACCCCTATTCGCAGAAAAATTTTTGACTGGGCACTTAAAGTCGGAAATACAAGATATAAATATTATTTATCCAGTGCTACAGATGTAATGGTTCGTAAAAGTGAACTACCGAAAGAGTTTAGGAGAAAGTGGAAAATAGCTGATAAACTTGTCTACCAAAAAGTAAAAAAACAATTGGGTGGAAGAATCAGAGGCTTTATATCAGGCGGAGGAGCTTTAAATCCAGAAATCGGGAAGTTTTTCTGGAGTGTTGATCTTCCGGTCCTTGAAGGATATGGCCTGACAGAAACCTCCCCCGTTATCTGCGTAAATCCGTTTTCCAGAACCAAAGTTGGAACAGTAGGAAAACCATTGCCGAACCTGGACGTCCATATCTCAGATGATGGTGAGGTACTTGTTAAAGGCCCAAGTATCATGAAAGGTTACTATCATGATGAAGAGGCTACCAAGGAACACTTTGAAAATGGGTGGTTCAAGACTGGCGATATAGGCGAGTTTGATGAAGATGGCTTCTTAAGAATTGTGGATCGAAAGAAGCGGATTATAGTACTTACTTCGGGGATAAATGTGGCTCCACAGCCTGTGGAAAATGCACTTCACCAAAGTATTTATATAGAAAATGCCGTTTTGGTTGGACAAAATCAGAAGTATGTAATCGTCTTATTAACTCTAAATTATGAAAATCTTAAGAGCTGGTGCAAAAGGAAGGGCATTCGTGGTTCTGTCAATGAGTTGGTTACGAATAAAAAAGTACAGGAATTGATTACGAGAGAAGTAAAATCCAATACTCATAAATTCGCACGCTATGAACAGCCCAAAAAACTAATCATTGTAACGAAAGAATGGACTGTGGAGGGTGGGGAGATGACTCCGTCCTTAAAGGTACGTTTTAAAGAAATAGAAGAAAAGTATAAAGAAGTTATTGAACAAATGTATGAAGAAGACGCATATGCAGAGATCGAGGTAGCTGCTAATGAAGTAGCAGTTGGCCTGTCATTGCCTAAATCGAAAGGAGATTAA
- a CDS encoding DMT family transporter, whose protein sequence is MTQSLFKPYLAIVVGVIAVSFSAILVRYSEAESGVIAFYRMLFSCLILIPYFCREAVKEIGRINKKDWVLCAAAGAFLAFHFIFWFESLRYTSVANSTVLVTMQPIFAFLGTYFLFKERVSIGGVVSIIVAISGSILISASDFSHNKGALFGDVLALVACALATAYFLIGQMVRKRMGLTAYTFIVYGISAIILLIYVLGSGQELFDYPKKEWYLFILLAIIPTLLGHSLFNWAIEWVSATKISMAILFEPIGAAVLAYFLFNESLSAIQLFGASLVLVGLSLFILMNRRRDAIENSEVNY, encoded by the coding sequence ATGACTCAGTCACTTTTTAAACCTTATCTTGCCATTGTTGTAGGAGTGATTGCTGTATCCTTCTCAGCGATACTTGTTCGCTATTCGGAAGCCGAGTCTGGTGTCATTGCTTTTTACCGCATGTTATTTTCCTGTTTAATTCTAATTCCGTACTTTTGTAGGGAGGCTGTTAAAGAGATAGGAAGGATTAATAAAAAAGATTGGGTATTATGTGCAGCGGCCGGAGCGTTTCTTGCTTTTCATTTTATTTTTTGGTTTGAGTCTCTTCGGTATACTTCAGTGGCTAATTCAACTGTCCTAGTCACAATGCAGCCTATATTTGCTTTTTTAGGTACCTATTTTTTATTTAAGGAACGAGTATCTATCGGTGGAGTCGTAAGTATTATTGTGGCGATTTCAGGCAGTATATTGATTAGTGCCAGCGATTTTTCGCATAATAAGGGAGCTTTGTTCGGAGATGTACTTGCCTTAGTAGCTTGTGCTCTTGCAACAGCTTATTTCTTGATTGGACAAATGGTACGTAAAAGAATGGGGTTAACTGCTTACACTTTTATTGTATACGGTATTAGCGCAATTATATTATTGATCTATGTATTGGGGAGCGGCCAGGAGTTATTCGATTATCCTAAAAAAGAGTGGTACCTATTTATCTTGCTTGCAATCATTCCTACATTGTTGGGGCATTCACTTTTTAATTGGGCAATTGAATGGGTTAGTGCAACAAAAATATCGATGGCTATATTATTTGAACCAATAGGTGCGGCAGTATTGGCGTACTTTTTATTTAATGAAAGCCTATCGGCTATACAATTGTTTGGTGCATCATTAGTATTGGTGGGGTTATCTTTATTTATATTAATGAATAGAAGAAGAGACGCAATAGAGAATAGCGAAGTTAACTATTAA
- a CDS encoding MgtC/SapB family protein has product MDFSIDIQMIIKLCISAVLGLIIGLEREIKRKPVGLKTSLVISIVSCLLTIVSIESAYNAKGSAYGVTVTMDPLRLAAQIVSGIGFIGAGVILRRGNDSISGLTTAALIWGAGGIGITVGAGFYMEAIAGVVLLIISVELLPMLFNYIGPKKFREKELNLHLIIAEKDSIAPIINLIEQKEISIKSVRIKDLTNSHQIRLRTTIDSKRLITDVYYSVSSIDGVMSIEIENA; this is encoded by the coding sequence ATGGATTTCTCAATTGATATACAGATGATTATTAAATTATGCATATCAGCAGTATTAGGGCTTATCATAGGACTGGAACGGGAAATCAAAAGAAAACCTGTTGGTCTGAAAACATCTCTAGTAATCTCAATCGTTAGTTGTTTATTAACTATTGTCTCTATTGAATCTGCATATAATGCAAAAGGATCAGCATATGGAGTCACAGTAACAATGGATCCGCTCCGTCTTGCAGCCCAGATAGTATCCGGAATTGGTTTTATTGGAGCTGGCGTTATATTAAGGAGAGGCAATGACAGTATATCTGGTTTAACTACTGCAGCATTAATTTGGGGAGCAGGCGGAATAGGGATTACAGTAGGTGCAGGTTTTTATATGGAAGCAATAGCAGGTGTAGTTTTGTTAATCATCAGCGTTGAATTGCTGCCCATGTTATTTAATTATATTGGGCCAAAAAAGTTTAGAGAAAAAGAGTTAAACCTCCATTTAATTATTGCAGAAAAAGACAGTATAGCGCCAATTATAAATTTAATTGAACAAAAAGAGATTTCAATTAAGTCTGTTCGCATAAAAGATCTGACTAACAGTCATCAAATTCGTTTAAGAACCACAATAGACAGCAAAAGGCTAATTACAGATGTTTATTATTCCGTTTCTTCTATCGATGGAGTCATGAGCATTGAAATTGAAAATGCATAA